One genomic window of Nakamurella panacisegetis includes the following:
- a CDS encoding DEAD/DEAH box helicase, with product MSSPNTSGRSTSGQGRSGGSSGRRSGGAGAARSGAPRGDRRGAGSAPFYSSTSAGASTGSVFSTGAFAASIPATGTDRPRSADGDRRGRSEAPRTDRPARGDRSARPARTGDAPRTERPARGERPARTEGGQRPARQGGQVNSRGRGGRRNAAVDDRTPVTFAAGTPHASQRPATEPVTAGSLFAAAKTIKADAAPVSDVTFAELGVPEKLIKPLAALGALSPFPIQAATLPVSLTGRDVLGRGRTGSGKTIAFAVPLVARLTGGRRTPNRPRGLVLLPTRELALQVARTIEPLATAAGLKTVTIFGGVGFGPQTTALRAGVDIVIACPGRLEDLIKQGVCNLGDVDVTVLDEADHMADLGFLPGVRRLLRATRPNGQRLLFSATLDNGISVLVNDFLTDPAVHAVDDATSHVETMTHHVFAVSKDDRNEVIRQLALGGGRRMLFTRTKFGAKKWAAALSKNGIPAVDLHGNLSQNARERNLAAFSTGSAKVLVATDIAARGIHVDDVELVVHLDPPTEHKAYLHRSGRTARAGAGGTVITVMLPEQGEDVRKLMKLAGISATTTAVRPGHPAIVELAG from the coding sequence ATGTCATCCCCCAACACTTCCGGCCGTTCCACCTCGGGCCAGGGCCGCTCCGGCGGCTCGTCGGGTCGCCGGTCGGGCGGCGCCGGCGCGGCGCGCTCCGGCGCCCCTCGCGGCGACCGTCGTGGTGCCGGCTCGGCCCCGTTCTACTCGAGCACCTCGGCCGGCGCGAGCACCGGCAGCGTGTTCTCCACCGGCGCCTTCGCGGCCAGCATCCCGGCCACCGGCACCGATCGTCCGCGCAGCGCCGACGGCGACCGTCGCGGCCGCTCCGAGGCTCCGCGCACCGACCGTCCGGCCCGTGGTGACCGTTCGGCCCGCCCGGCCCGCACCGGTGACGCGCCGCGCACCGAGCGGCCCGCCCGCGGCGAGCGTCCGGCCCGCACCGAGGGCGGCCAGCGGCCGGCCCGTCAGGGCGGACAGGTCAACTCGCGCGGCCGCGGCGGACGCCGCAACGCCGCCGTCGACGACCGCACTCCGGTCACCTTCGCCGCCGGAACCCCGCACGCCAGCCAGCGGCCGGCCACGGAACCGGTGACCGCCGGCTCCCTGTTCGCCGCCGCGAAGACGATCAAGGCCGACGCGGCTCCGGTCAGCGACGTGACGTTCGCCGAGTTGGGCGTTCCGGAGAAGCTGATCAAGCCGCTCGCCGCCCTGGGTGCGCTGTCCCCGTTCCCGATCCAGGCGGCCACTCTTCCGGTGTCGCTGACCGGGCGGGACGTCCTCGGACGCGGCCGCACCGGCTCGGGCAAGACCATCGCCTTCGCGGTGCCCCTGGTCGCCCGCCTCACCGGTGGTCGCCGCACCCCGAACCGCCCGCGCGGTCTGGTGCTGCTGCCCACTCGTGAGCTGGCCCTGCAGGTCGCCCGCACTATCGAACCGTTGGCCACCGCGGCCGGTCTGAAGACGGTCACCATCTTCGGCGGCGTCGGCTTCGGACCGCAGACCACCGCGTTGCGCGCCGGGGTCGACATCGTGATCGCCTGCCCGGGCCGTCTCGAGGACCTGATCAAACAAGGCGTCTGCAACCTGGGCGATGTCGACGTCACCGTGCTGGACGAGGCCGACCACATGGCCGACCTCGGTTTCCTGCCGGGCGTCCGCCGGCTGCTGCGGGCCACCCGTCCGAACGGCCAGCGCCTGCTCTTCTCGGCCACCCTGGACAACGGGATCTCGGTGCTGGTCAACGATTTCCTGACCGATCCGGCCGTGCACGCCGTCGATGACGCCACCTCGCACGTCGAGACCATGACGCACCACGTGTTCGCGGTCAGCAAGGACGACCGCAACGAGGTCATCCGTCAGCTCGCCCTGGGCGGCGGACGGCGGATGTTGTTCACCCGCACCAAGTTCGGCGCCAAGAAGTGGGCGGCCGCGCTGTCCAAGAACGGCATCCCGGCGGTCGATCTGCACGGCAACCTGTCGCAGAACGCGCGTGAGCGCAACCTGGCGGCGTTCTCCACCGGCTCGGCCAAGGTGCTGGTGGCCACCGACATCGCGGCCCGCGGCATCCACGTCGACGACGTCGAGCTGGTGGTCCACCTTGACCCGCCGACCGAGCACAAGGCCTACCTGCACCGCTCGGGCCGCACCGCCCGGGCCGGTGCCGGCGGGACCGTCATCACGGTGATGCTCCCCGAGCAGGGCGAGGACGTCCGCAAGCTGATGAAGCTGGCCGGTATCTCGGCCACCACCACCGCCGTGCGCCCGGGTCACCCGGCGATCGTCGAGCTCGCCGGCTGA
- a CDS encoding ABC transporter ATP-binding protein, translating into MTTTQAGKGPQSEADREIIRKAAPRRGPGGGGGPFGGMGMPAEKSLNFGPSAKRLFGRLKPESLGVALVLLLAVVSVTFSVIGPKILGKATDTIFTGIIGKQLPLGLTKEQAIDAARARGQGTFADLLSGMNVVPGHGVDFTALGHVLLVVISLYIAASVFSWLQGYLLNGMVQRTVFRLRRDVEDKLNRLPLVYFDRQQRGEVLSRVTNDIDNISQSLQQSMSQLLTSLLTVVGVLVMMIVVSPLLAVIAVVAIPLSLVVTTVIAKRSQKLFVAQWRHTGALNGQIEEAFTGHSLVKVFGRQPEVEKTFEDKNDELYNASFGAQFVSGLIMPAMMFIGNLTYVAVAVVGGLRVASGAMSLGDVQAFIQYSRQFTQPLTQVASMANVLQSGVASAERVFELLDEQEQTAEVERAVPIASTAGRVEFEHVSFRYLPDTPLIEDLSLVAAPGQTVAIVGPTGAGKTTLVNLILRFYEIDSGRITLDGVDIREMTRGDLRSRIGMVLQDTWLFGGTIRENIAYGRPGATEEEILDAARATYVDRFVHSLPDGYDTVIDAEGSNVSAGEKQLLTIARAFLADPSLLILDEATSSVDTRTELLVQHAMAALRTDRTSFVIAHRLSTIRDADLILVMESGRIVEQGTHEQLLQAQGAYFRLYNAQFAGAVVDEEPVAPAGPVQR; encoded by the coding sequence ATGACCACGACCCAGGCCGGAAAGGGCCCGCAGTCCGAGGCGGACCGCGAGATCATCCGCAAGGCCGCCCCGCGGCGTGGCCCCGGCGGCGGAGGCGGACCGTTCGGCGGGATGGGCATGCCGGCCGAGAAGTCACTGAACTTCGGGCCGTCGGCCAAGCGTCTGTTCGGCCGGTTGAAGCCGGAGAGTCTGGGCGTGGCATTGGTTCTCCTGCTCGCCGTGGTCAGCGTCACGTTCTCGGTGATCGGCCCCAAGATCCTCGGCAAGGCCACCGACACCATCTTCACGGGCATCATCGGCAAGCAGCTGCCGCTGGGCCTGACCAAGGAGCAGGCCATCGACGCCGCCCGGGCCCGCGGGCAGGGCACGTTCGCCGACCTGCTGTCCGGGATGAACGTGGTTCCGGGCCATGGCGTCGATTTCACCGCGCTCGGGCACGTGCTGCTGGTGGTCATCAGCCTGTACATCGCGGCCTCGGTCTTCTCCTGGCTGCAGGGCTACCTGCTCAACGGGATGGTGCAGCGCACCGTGTTCCGGCTGCGCCGCGACGTCGAGGACAAGTTGAACCGGCTGCCCCTGGTCTACTTCGACCGGCAACAGCGTGGAGAAGTGTTGAGCCGCGTCACCAATGACATCGACAACATCTCGCAGTCCTTGCAGCAGAGCATGAGTCAGCTGCTCACCTCGCTGCTGACCGTGGTCGGCGTACTGGTCATGATGATCGTCGTCTCGCCGTTGCTGGCGGTGATCGCCGTCGTCGCCATCCCGCTGTCCCTGGTGGTGACCACCGTCATCGCGAAGCGGTCGCAGAAGCTGTTCGTGGCCCAGTGGCGACACACGGGGGCCCTGAACGGCCAGATCGAGGAGGCGTTCACCGGTCACAGCCTGGTGAAGGTGTTCGGCCGGCAGCCCGAGGTGGAGAAGACGTTCGAGGACAAGAACGACGAGCTGTACAACGCCTCGTTCGGCGCGCAGTTCGTGTCCGGCCTGATCATGCCGGCGATGATGTTCATCGGGAACCTGACCTACGTGGCCGTCGCGGTGGTGGGCGGTCTGCGGGTGGCCAGCGGCGCGATGTCGCTCGGCGACGTGCAGGCGTTCATCCAGTACTCCCGCCAGTTCACCCAGCCCCTGACCCAGGTGGCGTCGATGGCGAACGTGCTGCAGTCGGGGGTGGCCTCGGCCGAACGCGTCTTCGAGTTGCTGGACGAGCAGGAGCAGACCGCCGAGGTGGAGCGGGCCGTACCGATCGCCTCGACCGCGGGTCGGGTCGAGTTCGAGCACGTGTCGTTCCGGTACCTGCCGGACACTCCGCTGATCGAGGATCTGTCCCTGGTCGCCGCGCCGGGGCAGACGGTGGCCATCGTTGGCCCGACCGGGGCGGGCAAGACGACGCTGGTCAACCTGATCCTGAGGTTCTACGAGATCGATTCCGGCCGAATCACTCTCGATGGCGTCGACATCCGGGAGATGACCCGCGGCGACCTGCGGTCCCGGATCGGCATGGTGCTGCAGGACACCTGGCTGTTCGGCGGCACGATCCGGGAGAACATCGCCTACGGACGGCCCGGGGCCACCGAGGAGGAGATCCTGGATGCCGCGCGGGCGACCTACGTCGACCGGTTCGTACATTCCCTGCCGGACGGGTACGACACCGTGATCGACGCCGAGGGCAGCAACGTCAGCGCCGGCGAGAAGCAGTTGCTGACCATCGCCCGGGCGTTCCTGGCCGACCCGTCCCTGCTGATCCTCGACGAGGCGACCTCGTCGGTCGACACCCGCACCGAGCTGCTGGTGCAGCACGCGATGGCGGCTCTACGCACCGACCGGACGAGTTTCGTGATCGCGCACCGGCTTTCGACCATCCGTGACGCGGACCTGATCCTCGTCATGGAGTCCGGCCGCATCGTGGAGCAGGGCACCCACGAGCAGCTTCTGCAGGCGCAGGGCGCCTACTTCCGGCTCTACAACGCCCAGTTCGCCGGGGCCGTGGTCGACGAGGAACCAGTGGCGCCGGCCGGGCCGGTTCAACGCTGA
- a CDS encoding ABC transporter ATP-binding protein, with the protein MLIRLLRHYLSVYRMPLTMVVIFQLIGTIASLYLPRLNADIIDNGVAKGDTHYIFTAGSYMLAVTVLQIVCSVAAVYFGARAAMGFGRDVRSGLFHRVGQFSDREVNQFGAPSLITRTTNDVQQVQMLVLMSCTLLVAAPIMCVGGIIMALSEDVGLSWLLLVAVPVLVLAIGAIVIRMVPQFRKMQSRIDTINRVLREQISGIRVVRAFVREPQEKARFADANTAVTQTAMRAGRLMALMFPTVMLVMNVSSVGVLWFGGHRVDSGQIQVGQLTAFLSYLIQILMSVMMATFMAVMVPRAAVCAERITEVLDTDSSVVPPLSPTMPAQRTGALEFDHVEFGYPGATEPVLRDLTFRAEPGRTTAVIGSTGAGKTTLISLIPRLFDVTGGVVRMDGVDLRELAPQTLWERIGLVPQKPYLFSGTVASNLRYGNPDATDADLWHALEIAQARDFVEKMPDGLDSRIAQGGTNVSGGQRQRLAIARALVRKPSIYLFDDSFSALDLATDARLRAALKPETTDATVIIVAQRVSTIIDADQIIVLEDGRIVGRGRHEDLLETCETYREIVTSQMEAEVAA; encoded by the coding sequence ATGCTCATCCGATTGCTTCGTCACTACCTGAGCGTCTACCGAATGCCGCTGACCATGGTCGTCATCTTCCAGCTGATCGGCACGATCGCCTCCCTGTACCTGCCGCGACTCAACGCCGACATCATCGACAACGGAGTGGCCAAGGGCGACACCCACTACATCTTCACGGCCGGCAGCTACATGCTGGCGGTGACGGTGCTGCAGATCGTGTGCTCGGTCGCCGCCGTGTATTTCGGCGCACGCGCGGCCATGGGATTCGGTCGCGATGTGCGATCCGGGCTGTTCCACCGCGTCGGCCAGTTCTCCGATCGCGAGGTGAACCAGTTCGGCGCTCCCTCGCTGATCACCCGCACCACCAACGACGTGCAGCAGGTACAGATGCTGGTGCTGATGAGTTGCACGCTGCTCGTGGCCGCACCGATCATGTGCGTCGGCGGCATCATCATGGCGCTGTCCGAGGACGTCGGGCTGTCGTGGCTGCTGCTGGTCGCGGTGCCGGTCCTGGTCCTGGCCATCGGCGCGATCGTCATCCGGATGGTGCCCCAGTTCCGCAAGATGCAGTCCCGTATCGACACGATCAACCGGGTCCTGCGGGAGCAGATCTCCGGGATCCGGGTCGTTCGCGCGTTCGTCCGTGAGCCGCAGGAGAAGGCGCGATTCGCCGACGCCAACACCGCCGTCACGCAGACGGCCATGCGAGCCGGTCGGTTGATGGCCCTGATGTTCCCGACCGTCATGCTCGTCATGAACGTCTCGTCGGTCGGGGTGCTGTGGTTCGGCGGCCATCGCGTCGACTCCGGGCAGATCCAGGTCGGACAGTTGACGGCGTTCCTGAGCTATCTCATCCAGATCCTGATGTCGGTGATGATGGCGACCTTCATGGCGGTCATGGTGCCCCGCGCCGCCGTCTGTGCGGAACGGATCACCGAGGTGCTCGACACGGACAGTTCGGTGGTACCACCGCTTTCGCCGACGATGCCGGCCCAGCGCACCGGGGCGCTGGAATTCGATCACGTGGAGTTCGGCTACCCGGGGGCGACCGAGCCCGTCCTGCGTGACCTGACGTTCCGGGCCGAACCGGGACGGACGACGGCCGTCATCGGGTCGACCGGTGCGGGCAAGACGACGCTGATATCGCTGATCCCACGGCTGTTCGATGTGACCGGCGGCGTGGTGCGGATGGACGGGGTCGACCTCCGCGAGCTGGCTCCGCAAACCCTCTGGGAGCGGATCGGTCTGGTGCCGCAGAAGCCGTACCTGTTCTCCGGCACGGTGGCCAGCAACCTGCGCTACGGAAATCCGGACGCGACCGACGCCGACCTGTGGCACGCACTGGAGATCGCCCAGGCCCGTGACTTTGTGGAGAAGATGCCGGACGGCCTCGACTCGAGGATCGCGCAGGGCGGCACCAACGTCTCCGGCGGGCAGCGGCAGCGCCTGGCCATCGCCCGGGCCCTGGTCCGGAAGCCGTCGATCTATCTGTTCGACGACTCGTTCTCGGCGCTGGACCTGGCCACCGACGCTCGGTTGCGGGCGGCCCTGAAACCCGAGACCACCGACGCCACCGTGATCATCGTGGCCCAGCGCGTGTCGACCATCATCGACGCGGACCAGATCATCGTGCTGGAGGACGGCCGGATCGTCGGGCGGGGCCGCCACGAAGATCTGCTCGAAACGTGCGAGACGTACCGGGAGATTGTCACCTCCCAGATGGAAGCCGAGGTAGCGGCATGA
- a CDS encoding TetR/AcrR family transcriptional regulator produces MPPEQRRAAIIDAALPLLRTHGADVTTKQIAERAGIAEGTLFRVFPDKEALLVAAVQQVFDPRPALLEMDRIDLTLPLRERMRAAVEIIARRLDSVWELMSALRMMGPPDQNPRFREALPPSHLNDLLQDALSRLLEPDRDQLRVESAQAARLLRLVTFACTHPRITDDSPLKPDEVVDLLLDGLLAHHPI; encoded by the coding sequence ATGCCTCCGGAGCAGCGCCGGGCCGCCATCATCGATGCGGCCCTCCCCCTGCTCCGCACCCATGGCGCCGATGTGACGACCAAGCAGATCGCCGAACGGGCCGGGATCGCCGAAGGCACCCTGTTCCGGGTGTTCCCGGACAAGGAGGCCCTTCTGGTGGCCGCCGTCCAGCAGGTGTTCGATCCGAGACCGGCCCTGCTGGAGATGGACCGGATCGACCTCACCTTGCCGTTGCGCGAACGGATGCGGGCCGCCGTCGAGATCATCGCCCGTCGCCTCGACTCGGTGTGGGAACTGATGTCCGCCCTGCGGATGATGGGCCCACCCGACCAGAACCCGCGGTTCCGGGAGGCCCTGCCGCCCAGTCATCTCAACGACCTGCTGCAGGACGCCCTGTCCCGCCTGCTGGAACCGGACCGCGACCAACTCCGGGTCGAGTCGGCCCAGGCCGCCCGGCTGCTGCGGCTGGTCACCTTCGCCTGCACCCATCCCCGGATCACCGACGACAGTCCACTCAAACCGGACGAGGTGGTCGACCTGCTGTTGGACGGACTCCTGGCCCACCACCCGATCTAG
- a CDS encoding helix-turn-helix domain-containing protein produces the protein MPNDPGLPDLAEQLNHLFTSVRTAQGQPRWNNETASLEIARTGLTMSSAYLSQLRNGKRLNPSARHLAALADLFGVPMEYFFDPGRRSVIDDDLQLLTALRDTGARRLALHAQGLSPASVENVLGIIDQLRRLENLPATPA, from the coding sequence ATGCCGAACGATCCCGGCCTCCCCGATCTGGCCGAGCAGCTCAACCACCTGTTCACCTCGGTGCGAACAGCGCAGGGCCAGCCGCGGTGGAACAACGAGACGGCCTCGCTGGAGATCGCCCGGACCGGACTGACGATGTCGTCGGCCTACCTGAGCCAGCTCCGCAACGGGAAGCGGCTCAACCCGTCGGCGCGTCATCTCGCGGCCCTGGCCGATCTGTTCGGCGTGCCGATGGAGTACTTCTTCGATCCCGGGCGCCGGTCCGTCATCGACGACGACCTCCAGTTGCTCACCGCACTGCGCGACACCGGCGCCCGCCGGCTCGCCCTGCACGCTCAGGGCCTGTCACCGGCCAGCGTCGAGAACGTGCTGGGCATCATCGATCAGTTGCGGCGGCTGGAGAACCTGCCGGCCACGCCGGCCTGA
- a CDS encoding Fpg/Nei family DNA glycosylase codes for MPEGDTVLRTARRLDAALAGRTLVRAELRWPTLGDVDLAGRTVSQVTAYGKQILTRFADDGRTSLTLRSHLRMEGQWSIVPAGPQHWPAAGGVRVRAVLANLEWTAIGTWLGLLDLVPTDDESSLIGHLGPDIMVDAFPSSGRAEAVVRLLRRPDRTVGSALLDQTNVAGIGTMYMAETLFLQGISPWTPVAEVDVPAALDVARKLLLRGVTTAVPSTTGIPRAGQNTFVHGRSGKPCRRCGAIVRVAMVGDPTKERTAFYCPVCQPGPAPTDGGRARRPLGSNPSRPATGYRRDR; via the coding sequence ATGCCCGAGGGTGACACCGTGCTGCGGACGGCTCGGCGGCTCGATGCCGCGCTGGCCGGCCGGACGCTGGTCCGGGCCGAACTGCGGTGGCCCACGCTGGGCGACGTGGACCTGGCCGGCCGCACCGTGTCACAGGTGACGGCATACGGCAAGCAGATCCTGACCCGTTTCGCCGACGACGGCCGGACATCGTTGACGCTGCGGTCGCATCTGCGGATGGAGGGGCAGTGGTCGATCGTTCCCGCCGGGCCGCAGCATTGGCCGGCCGCCGGCGGGGTGCGGGTGCGGGCCGTGCTGGCCAACCTGGAATGGACGGCCATCGGTACCTGGCTGGGGCTGCTCGATCTGGTGCCCACCGACGACGAGTCGAGCCTGATCGGGCATCTCGGGCCGGACATCATGGTCGACGCGTTCCCCTCGAGTGGTCGGGCGGAGGCGGTGGTCCGACTGTTGCGACGTCCCGATCGGACCGTCGGGTCGGCCCTGCTGGATCAGACGAACGTTGCCGGGATCGGCACCATGTACATGGCGGAAACCCTCTTTCTGCAGGGGATCTCGCCCTGGACGCCGGTCGCGGAGGTCGATGTGCCGGCGGCGTTGGACGTCGCGCGCAAGCTGCTGCTGCGCGGGGTCACGACGGCCGTGCCGTCCACCACCGGTATCCCACGGGCCGGCCAGAACACCTTCGTGCACGGACGTTCGGGCAAGCCGTGCCGCCGCTGCGGCGCCATCGTCCGCGTGGCCATGGTCGGGGACCCGACAAAAGAGCGCACGGCGTTCTACTGTCCCGTGTGCCAACCGGGGCCGGCTCCGACCGACGGCGGCCGCGCGCGCCGTCCGCTGGGCTCCAACCCGTCCCGGCCAGCCACCGGCTATCGCCGAGATCGGTGA
- a CDS encoding tetratricopeptide repeat protein, with amino-acid sequence MDDSDGVLHRAALLKDSGRSAQALALLAPHLARNPDDPIALRLAGWAHVDLNEYDAALACAVRLVTVAPDQPYAHLLMAVVQGGRKDAGASVQAIDTAIRLAPQRSEPYRIGAALDLQGHRVSPRTEHLARQAVFLAPNDAVAHRVLGSTLIELRRYDEAAAALGQAAALNPADAAVSNELARIDIAKGRSASAAAGFAAAVRADPTDRVARHNLQAAAWNAFRIAHLMLWLSFLVLGRLTLLGATDSTATLAHVVGPLAVLATLGAWAYQLRKRPSGFAFLLVAIRSDRMLTVAMVSHALSLVCLLAAAFATGSADEALVIAVSVLLLLATVVSWTRVSQLRRKSARAR; translated from the coding sequence ATGGATGATTCGGACGGGGTTCTGCACCGCGCGGCGCTGCTCAAGGACTCCGGCCGTAGCGCCCAGGCTCTCGCCCTGCTCGCTCCCCACCTGGCGCGGAATCCGGATGACCCGATCGCCCTCCGGCTGGCCGGGTGGGCGCACGTCGACCTGAACGAGTACGACGCCGCCCTGGCTTGCGCCGTCCGCCTCGTCACCGTTGCCCCGGACCAGCCGTACGCGCATCTCCTGATGGCCGTGGTGCAGGGGGGCCGGAAGGACGCCGGGGCATCGGTGCAGGCGATCGACACCGCCATCCGGCTGGCCCCGCAGCGTTCGGAGCCGTACCGGATCGGGGCGGCACTGGACCTTCAGGGCCACCGGGTGTCACCCCGGACGGAGCACCTGGCCCGGCAGGCCGTGTTCCTGGCCCCCAACGACGCGGTGGCCCATCGGGTGCTGGGCAGCACGTTGATCGAGTTGCGACGGTACGACGAGGCCGCAGCCGCGCTCGGACAGGCCGCGGCGCTGAATCCCGCGGATGCGGCCGTCTCCAACGAACTGGCCCGGATCGACATCGCCAAGGGGCGGTCGGCCAGCGCTGCGGCCGGGTTCGCGGCCGCGGTGCGGGCCGACCCGACGGATCGGGTGGCACGGCACAACCTGCAGGCCGCGGCCTGGAATGCCTTCCGGATCGCTCACCTGATGCTGTGGCTCTCGTTCTTGGTGCTGGGCCGCCTCACCCTGCTCGGTGCGACCGATTCCACGGCCACCCTGGCCCACGTCGTCGGGCCGCTCGCGGTGCTGGCCACCCTCGGCGCCTGGGCCTACCAACTTCGCAAGCGACCGAGTGGATTCGCGTTCCTGCTGGTCGCCATCCGTTCGGACCGGATGTTGACCGTCGCCATGGTTTCGCACGCGCTGTCTCTGGTCTGCCTGCTGGCCGCCGCGTTCGCCACGGGATCGGCCGACGAGGCACTCGTGATCGCAGTCAGCGTACTTCTGCTGCTGGCCACGGTGGTCAGCTGGACTCGGGTGTCACAACTGCGGAGGAAGTCCGCTCGGGCCCGGTGA
- the ligD gene encoding non-homologous end-joining DNA ligase, with protein sequence MARATTPAVELDVAGRSVRISNPGKIYFADVGLTKLDVVQYFLAVGDGIMRALKDRPTTLERWPSGYFDGAKLSTRADNRGDAFYSKRVPQGAPDWVESVSITFPSGRPADEVCPAELAVVAWAANLGTLRFHPWPVTSADVDRPDQLRIDLDPQPGTDFRHAAEVAPTLRAILQELGLDGFPKTSGGRGLHVYVPIRPTATFVEARRAVIALGRELERRLPDQVTTSWWKEERGERIFVDFNQMARDRTMASAYSVRPNARATVSAPLTWDEVPDARPEDFDVLTMPARFAEVGDRHAGLDSIRYDIAPLLEMSARDERDRGLGDLPYPPEYPKMPGEPKRVQPSRDTDRPREA encoded by the coding sequence ATGGCACGAGCGACCACCCCCGCAGTTGAGCTCGACGTTGCCGGCCGCTCGGTGCGGATCAGCAACCCCGGCAAGATCTACTTCGCCGACGTCGGATTGACGAAACTCGATGTGGTGCAGTACTTCCTTGCGGTCGGGGACGGCATCATGCGCGCGCTGAAGGACCGCCCGACCACCCTCGAACGGTGGCCGAGCGGATACTTCGACGGTGCCAAGCTGTCGACCAGGGCAGACAACCGCGGTGACGCCTTCTACTCCAAACGTGTGCCGCAGGGTGCGCCGGACTGGGTGGAGTCGGTCTCGATCACCTTCCCCAGCGGCCGGCCGGCCGATGAGGTCTGCCCGGCCGAGTTGGCCGTCGTCGCCTGGGCGGCCAATCTCGGCACCCTGCGGTTCCACCCGTGGCCGGTCACCTCGGCCGACGTCGACCGTCCGGATCAACTCCGGATCGACCTGGACCCGCAGCCGGGGACGGACTTTCGCCATGCCGCGGAGGTTGCTCCGACGCTGCGCGCGATCCTGCAGGAGCTCGGGCTGGACGGCTTCCCGAAGACTTCAGGGGGGCGGGGCCTGCACGTCTACGTGCCGATCCGGCCCACGGCGACGTTCGTCGAGGCCCGCCGGGCGGTGATCGCGTTGGGTCGCGAGCTCGAGCGCCGGCTGCCCGATCAGGTGACCACCAGCTGGTGGAAGGAGGAACGGGGTGAGCGGATCTTCGTCGACTTCAACCAGATGGCCCGGGATCGCACCATGGCCAGCGCCTACTCGGTGCGGCCGAACGCCCGGGCCACCGTCTCGGCCCCGCTCACCTGGGACGAAGTGCCCGACGCCCGCCCCGAGGACTTCGACGTGCTGACCATGCCCGCGCGGTTCGCCGAGGTGGGGGATCGGCACGCCGGTCTGGACAGCATCCGCTACGACATCGCACCGCTGCTCGAGATGTCGGCCCGCGACGAGCGCGACCGCGGGCTCGGCGACCTGCCCTACCCGCCCGAGTATCCCAAGATGCCCGGGGAGCCCAAGCGGGTGCAGCCGAGCCGGGACACCGATCGCCCCCGCGAGGCCTGA
- a CDS encoding ATP-dependent DNA ligase yields the protein MRLPVMPPVAPMLAKAVPTIPPGASYEPKWDGFRSVVFRDGDEIEIGSRNEKAMTRYFPELARAFLAELPERCVVDGEIVIATAGGLDFEALQQRIHPAVSRVNMLAEATPASFIAFDLLALGDEDLTGRPFAERRARLEEALGSARPPVHVTPATLDVDLARQWFAEFEGAGLDGVVAKPLAGTYQPDKRVMFKIKHTRTADCVVAGYRVHKSGPDAIGSLLLGLYNDQGTLASVGVIGAFPMARRKELFTELQPLVTDFEGHPWNWAASPEASAGGRTPRSGEGSRWNAGKDLSFTPLRPERVVEVRYEHMEGDRFRHMGQFVRWRPDRTPESCTYEQLEVPISFDLDDIVPGLRR from the coding sequence ATGAGACTGCCCGTCATGCCGCCCGTCGCGCCCATGCTCGCCAAGGCTGTCCCGACCATCCCACCCGGGGCGTCGTACGAGCCCAAATGGGACGGGTTCCGTTCGGTGGTGTTCCGCGACGGCGACGAGATCGAGATCGGCAGCCGCAACGAGAAGGCGATGACCCGCTACTTCCCCGAGCTCGCCCGGGCCTTCCTGGCCGAGCTGCCCGAGCGGTGCGTGGTCGACGGCGAGATCGTCATCGCCACCGCCGGCGGGCTCGACTTCGAGGCCCTGCAGCAGCGGATCCACCCGGCCGTGTCCCGGGTGAACATGCTGGCCGAGGCCACTCCGGCCTCGTTCATCGCGTTCGACCTGCTGGCTCTGGGCGACGAGGATCTCACCGGGCGGCCGTTCGCCGAACGGCGCGCCCGCCTGGAGGAGGCGCTGGGCTCGGCCCGTCCTCCGGTGCACGTCACGCCGGCCACCCTGGATGTCGATCTGGCCCGGCAATGGTTCGCCGAGTTCGAGGGCGCCGGGTTGGACGGCGTCGTCGCCAAACCCCTCGCCGGCACCTACCAGCCCGACAAGCGGGTGATGTTCAAGATCAAGCACACCCGGACCGCCGACTGCGTCGTGGCGGGCTATCGCGTGCACAAGTCCGGCCCGGACGCGATCGGCTCCCTGCTGCTCGGGCTGTACAACGACCAGGGCACGCTCGCCTCCGTCGGGGTGATCGGCGCCTTCCCGATGGCCCGTCGCAAGGAGTTGTTCACCGAGCTCCAGCCGCTGGTGACCGACTTCGAAGGGCATCCGTGGAACTGGGCGGCGTCGCCCGAGGCGTCGGCCGGCGGCCGGACACCGCGATCCGGTGAGGGTTCCCGCTGGAACGCGGGCAAGGACCTGTCGTTCACCCCGCTGCGTCCGGAGCGGGTGGTGGAAGTGCGCTACGAGCACATGGAAGGTGACCGGTTCCGTCACATGGGCCAGTTCGTGCGCTGGCGACCGGATCGCACCCCGGAGTCCTGCACCTACGAGCAGCTCGAGGTGCCGATCTCGTTCGACCTGGACGACATAGTTCCCGGCCTGCGCCGCTAG